From a region of the Helianthus annuus cultivar XRQ/B chromosome 5, HanXRQr2.0-SUNRISE, whole genome shotgun sequence genome:
- the LOC110942725 gene encoding LOW QUALITY PROTEIN: RHOMBOID-like protein 1 (The sequence of the model RefSeq protein was modified relative to this genomic sequence to represent the inferred CDS: substituted 1 base at 1 genomic stop codon) → MAWSSGRESPMLEIRVHSHRGNSPTPDSPTLITNQSSRPNDHPSVHEFKPFKDWSCWLVPTIVSINVFLFFVSMFVNNCPAHSNKCIAPGILKRLAFESFKINPLLGPSPATLVKMGALEYKKVVEESEECXGEWRILTCMWLHAGVFHALANMLGLVFIGSRLEHEFGFLRIGVLYILSGIGGSILSSLFVRTTVSVGASGAIFGLLGGMLSELLTNWTIYANVLAALSTLIIVILINIAIGILPHIDNYAHIGGFLTGFFLGFVILIRPQFKWINQRHVPSGYIAPTTRTKYKSCQYILLIISLIALLVGFTTGLILLTRGVDGNDYCSWCHYLTCIPSPLWSCESHCRLEQLDKQLNMTCLTNQRSGSYTLEDPNDTIEMQKLQTIVEVAVAMAGMVARTTRSCRGGGDARMVLAMSTMGGRVAIGGCRGVNDNGATVSI, encoded by the exons ATGGCTTGGTCATCCGGAAGGGAGTCACCGATGCTCGAGATCCGGGTGCATTCCCACCGTGGTAACTCCCCTACACCAGATTCTCCAACCCTGATCACCAACCAATCATCACGTCCTAATGATCACCCTTCGGTGCATGAATTTAAACCTTTTAAGGATTGGAGTTGTTGGTTAGTGCCTACAATTGTTTCCATAAATGTGTTTCTCTTCTTtgtttccatgtttgtcaacaaTTGTCCTGCCCATTCAAACAAATGCATCGCACCAGGGATCCTTAAACGCTTGGCTTTTGAGAGCTTCAAGATAAACCCTCTTCTTGGTCCGTCTCCTGCCAC GTTGGTAAAAATGGGAGCTTTAGAATACAAGAAGGTAGTCGAAGAAAGCGAAGAAT GTTAGGGGGAATGGCGCATCCTAACTTGTATGTGGTTACATGCCGGTGTGTTCCATGCGTTGGCAAATATGTTGGGTTTAGTCTTTATAGGGTCTCGCCTCGAGCACGAGTTTGGATTTT TGAGAATTGGGGTGCTTTATATATTATCTGGAATTGGTGGCAGTATTTTATCGTCACTGTTTGTGAGAACAACCGTCTCCGTTGGTGCTTCTGGAGCAATATTTGGCCTACTAGGAGGAATGCTCTCCGAACTTCTTACAAATTGGACTATTTACGCCAATGTT CTTGCTGCATTATCGACCCTCATCATCGTAATTCTCATCAACATTGCTATCGGAATTCTTCCACACATAGACAATTATGCACACATTGGCGGATTTCTCACTGGCTTTTTCCTAGGGTTTGTAATTTTAATCCGTCCACAGTTCAAATGGATCAACCAAAGACATGTCCCTTCTGGATATATAGCTCCCACAACAAGAACCAAATACAAAAGTTGTCAATACATACTTTTGATTATCTCCCTTATAGCTTTACTCGTAGG ATTTACCACAGGCTTGATTTTGCTAACTCGTGGAGTTGATGGAAACGACTATTGTTCTTGGTGCCATTATCTAACGTGCATCCCTTCCCCTTTATGGAGTTGTGAGTCACATTGTAGG TTGGAGCAGTTAGACAAACAATTGAACATGACATGTCTAACAAACCAAAGGTCCGGTTCTTATACGCTCGAGGATCCTAATGACACCATTGAGATGCAAAAGTT ACAAACGATAGTGGAGGTGGCTGTGGCAATGGCGGGGATGGTGGCAAGGACTACAAGGTCATGTCGGGGTGGTGGTGATGCAAGGATGGTGTTGGCGATGTCGACAATGGGTGGTAGAGTAGCCATCGGCGGTTGTAGAGGCGTCAACGACAATGGTGCCACCGTGTCAATATAA